Proteins encoded by one window of Nomascus leucogenys isolate Asia chromosome 19, Asia_NLE_v1, whole genome shotgun sequence:
- the MIS12 gene encoding protein MIS12 homolog: MSVDPMTYEAQFFGFTPQTCMLRIYIAFQDYLFEVMQAVEQVILKKLDGIPDCDISPVQIRKCTEKFLCFMKGHFDNLFSKMEQLFLQLILRIPSNILLPEDKCKETPYSEEDFQHLQKEIEQLQEKYKTELCTKQALLAELEEQKIVQAKLKQTLTFFDELQNVGRDHGTSDFRESLVSLVQNSRKLQNIRDNVEKESKRLKIS, translated from the coding sequence ATGTCTGTGGATCCAATGACCTACGAGGCCCAGTTCTTTGGCTTCACGCCACAAACGTGCATGCTTCGGATCTACATTGCATTTCAAGACTACCTATTTGAAGTGATGCAGGCTGTTGAACAGGTTATTCTGAAGAAGCTGGATGGCATCCCAGACTGTGACATTAGCCCAGTGCAGATTCGCAAATGCACAGAGAAGTTTCTTTGCTTCATGAAAGGACATTTTGATAACCTTTTTAGCAAAATGGAGCAACTGTTTTTGCAGCTGATTTTACGTATTCCCTCAAACATCTTGCTTCCTGAAGATAAATGTAAGGAGACACCTTATAGTGAGGAAGATTTTCAGCATCTccagaaagaaattgaacagTTACAGGAGAAGTACAAGACTGAATTATGTACTAAGCAGGCCCTTCTCGCAGAATTAGAAGAGCAAAAAATTGTTCAGGCCAAACTCAAACAGACATTGACTTTCTTTGATGAGCTTCAAAATGTTGGCAGAGATCATGGGACTAGTGATTTTAGGGAGAGTTTGGTGTCCCTGGTTCAGAACTCcagaaaactacagaacattAGAGACAATGTGGAAAAGGAATCGAAACGACTGAAAATATCTTAA